The genomic window TCGAACGTcgcacccaaaattttagggtgccGGACAGTCAGTAGCGGAATGCCATCGTATCCTCTTCGGGTACGGGATAACGCTCCATCGTAGCAATGTAAACAACGTCCTTTTTTCAAAGGCAGTCCCATGTTTCTATCATACCAGAGGTGCTCGCTGGAACGTTATGATGATCATAGCAGCAGTACGCAATTAGAGAGATATGTGCTGTCACTGCTCAGTTACTTCGTCATGTCGATAATTGCTCTCAGTGAGCAGCTGTGTGATCCGAGTGGGGTAGTCTACAGTCAAGTTCTGCAAACTATGGCAGCTCTCAACGAACATGTCAAATATTCTGACGGCGTAGCTCAAGAACCCAAGGTAATGTGTGGAATACGTAAAGAAAAACTTAAGAGCTGGCGCAGCCGCCATTAAACCTTATTTTACAATGCAAACTAGCAGGGAAGGCATGACGCAAAAAAATTCTATCCAACAGATTTTTTTACAAACCAAGCTGTTGAGCTAAAAAATGAATGGGTAGCGTAATCGGGAGCAACCAAACAGCGTCGGTTTCAACTTTATACACTTAAGCTTAGGTCTCAAATCTTACTTTAGATATAATCGATAGgctattaaaaaatttcaaatctttTTACAATATTTTCCATTTCTCAACTTATTTCAGTCTTTACTTGGGGCAAACGCATGAGCCGTAAATTGGATATACTAAAACGAGGCGACACCACAACCACCCATAAGTCACACACCGATATACGTTCGCTCTTTCACACATCTactcacaacaacaataacaataatactaACGCCAAGGATAATTATCGAACGCATACGTTAAAGAAATGTAAATCTGGACCCATAGAGACGATCAAACAGCAACAAaagaaccaacaacaacaacagagcgaGCAACCACAAAACGAACATAAATCTCAGCAGCAACAAAATGGCGATGTGCATAGTAAAAATCAAAAACAGGATAAATCAAAGGATAGCAACAGCAACACGACACAACCGAATGCACAGCAGCGCTCACAGAAAGCTATCAAGAATTTCTTCCATCGCATCGGCTCGACTGGCATGCTTAATCACAAGTCACACAACTTGATTAAGGCCGCCGAACCAAATGGTACAACCGGCAGCAACTTATATCGCAGCAGCTCTACTAGTCAATTGACCAGCTCTTCATACATCAAATGTGACGATCCAACGGAAGGACTGAACTTGGCCACAAGCCGTCATGGTAAATTGCAGAAAGGTGCAACAATTTCTGCAACAAGTCTTAAGTCGAGCAGCTGCGATGATATTGCCAAAGTGAGCGCGAATAAAACGTCCAGTGACGACGCGGCAATTAGCAATGCTCAAGATCAAAATGGATGTGCACAAACTGGCAGTGCTGGGCAAGAGGCAACAAATCGACGTGGTGCCTTCCCGTATGCTTTCCTGCGCTCGCGTCTCTCAGTGTTACCGGAAGAAAATGGTGGTTCAGTTATGAGGCAGCCTTCTTTGTATAGTTTACATGCAATAGATGCTGGTGGTGGAGGTGGTACACAAGGCATACCACATCCAGCTTCACAATATCTGCAGGTATCTCAGCGAAACTCACCACTTCCACATCATCGTAATTCTACACCTATGTTACCCAGTGAAACTACATCAATGGGCGATAATGCGCTTGACTCAATGTCATTGGCAAGCACTTCTCCAAATCACCAACAAAAGGTGATTTATCGGAATGGCGCACTAGTCAAGCGTTACTCTTCGGACGACAGTGCAATCAGCAATTGCTCACCACAACAAATGTACGCCGCAGGTGGAGCATGCATAAGTGGTGAAGTGTTAGTGTCGCGCAACAACAGTCTCACCTCCAAGGACTGGGAACCACTTTACCAAAGATTAAGTAGTTGTCTAAGCTCAAATGAATCAGGCTACGATAGTGACGGAGGCGGTGCTGGTGGCGTTGGTGGAGGTGGTTGTACAAACAGCGCTAACGGAGGTAGCGCGGGGAGTGCGTGTGCCAATGTCATTTTCGTTGGCAATGCCACGAACACGCAAATGTTGGGCAATAATCTTGGTATCTCTTGTGGAGATACAGAATCTATTGCATCAGGTACGCTTAAAAGGAACTCGCTGATTTCACTTACATCATCGGAAAGTGGTATGGGATGTAGTGGCATACGTAGCAGTAGCATATGTAGCACAACGAGCGGTTCGGTTTCATTAGGAGGCTACAATTATGACTATGAGACGGAAACTATAAGACGACGATTTCGACAAATAAAGTTAGAAAGAATGTGTCAAGAAGACTGCATTGGTTTGGTGTTGTCGCCAAAAACGGTGATGACGTCGACGAATGAACAGCAATATCGGTACCTAATAGTAGAGATTGATCCATACGGCATGGCGCAAAAGTAAGTACCTACGATGTAGTGCAACGGAAGTACacttttaaaatttcactttcactttctttTTCACAGAGATGGGCGCCTGCGTATTGGCGATGAGATTGTCAATGTAAACGGTAAACATTTGCGTGGTATGCAGTCTTTTACCGAAGTGCAACGTCTGCTATCGACCTTCGTAAATAACTGCATCGACTTGGTGATAGCGCATGATGAAGTTGCCACAGTCACTGACTTCTTTACCAAAATTAAAATTGATGGTAGCTCTGCACAAACTTATAATGAAACAGAGCCACTGCCAAACAGTACGACGCTACCGATGCCAGTATCTGCGCCTCCTACCGCCAATCCGCAAAGTGAATACATGGCGCGTGCACGAAAACGACTTAGCTATACGCAGCGCACACAAAGCACGGACAGCATCAACAGCTATGATTTGGTCAGCCTGCAGATGGCATTGGAAAATGAAGAAACGCAACAAATACGACGTCCTTCGGCGGATGCAGCGGATGCCCACACAAGTGAGTTAGATGTCGATGACGACGCGCGCTCATTAGCGAGTGTGTCAACAATACATTCGCTCAGTTCGGTAACGGTACCGGCACCAATGCCGCTAATGAAACATCGTCGTTGCTCCACACCGCGTCACTCTCTCGATTCAGCGGCTAATGGTGGTGAGTTTATTGCCGAACATTCGAGGCGACGTGCGCGCTCTTCGTCTGGGCAACGTAATCTAGAGCTAACCCCGCTCAATAGCGCAAGCGCCGAGTATACGCCAGTGTACGTAAATCGTGCATCAAGCATTTCGCTAGCTACGCATACGATCAGCGACGATGAAAAGTGGCAATTGTTGGCGCGTAAACGTTGCTCTGAGGGTGCTGCATTAATGCGCAttcaacagcagcagcaacaacagcagcaagaTGAGTTGCTGGCAGGTTTTGGACGCGTCGCGGGTAATCGTAGTGCGTCGCTGACTTATGGTACAGCTGCGCCATTGGCGGCAAGCAGTTTTCGCGAGGCTGTCGATGGCGCGGGTGGTCAAGCGAGACAAAAGCTGCAATTGCAACCTTTTCCGTCGCGCACGCACTACACACGCAACTCCATCAACCTGTCCAACTCTCATTATCGATCACTACGTTTTGCGcattcaaggctgagctcatcgCGCTTAAGTTTATTCATACAGCCGCTAGCGAATGATGGCCCTGCCTCTGAGAGCAGTAGATTAACAACAAATAACTGTAGTTCTAATAACCAAACCTCCAAAGCAACTAATAATAGTACAAATAATACTAAAACACAAGAAGAACCAAGAAGCACCACAACAGCAACCGCAACATCAGGGTCATCCTCGGTAGCAGATACGTTTAGCAGCATTGGTGAAGCGCATGTCTCAGTGAATACGAGTAGGAACACAAATGCCACCGATGACGACGCTAACACACAGCGGcgacaagaacaacaacagcagccaaaaattaaacaacaacaatCGGCAACCGATCTCACTAACACTGCTACTAACACAAATGCTAAATCATATCATTTTATTTCTtatcaacaacaaaaagaacaacaGCAACATAAACATATCTTAAACCCAAATCACTataaacaacaacaccaacaacagcgtACCCATTCAGCACATTCACATATATATCAACAACATTTAACTGTACCATCATCATCTATGCCAACAACAATAACCGCTTTCAATAATTCGACTGTTATATCGAGTGCAAAACATCCGACAGGGTCTTCGAAGGCTTTGCAATATCATCGTCCTTCATTGCCTGCAGCGAAATTAACAATACGCGACGAAGAAATGGCCGAAGTTATTCGTGCTTCGATGAGCGATGGTAAGTGGCTGGCGGTGAGGGAAAATATAGAAAGTGCAAGAGTTTTAGTTTGTGTTAAAATAAAAATTCCGCTACAATTTAATAAGCCATCGTTTCGAACTTTCTGTAGGCTTGTATAACTGCTGCTGTCATcaaagaatcggcgcattcaaggggttgataagcgcaatacaaagcttccgcaacccaattgtcaacctcacctacccgagggGGATCCtcttacaaatatgaatgcatcatacacatacatatttagcaggcgaggctctggcgaccccaatttcctcatggaactagggggtggaggctgggatggcctagaagatttaatgtggtcatataaatggGTCCAAGATGCTCagtctagtaccttaatggtgctttgttactagaacgtaccggatctatatccggcaaaaaaccatcaacatcgataacactccaaccCGAAACTTTGGGGAAGGGTCTTTgtcgctaatacaacaacaatcgGCGCATTCGCGTCTTGGCAGCCCGTTACTAGGATGCCAACATTAACAATTAGTACTCTCTCGGCGAACACAAATCTTGCTCCATAAGTCTCTCGTCCTACTTGACTTGATTTACGGCTCGGCATCTTAGACTGTGTCGATATGGTAAGACAGCCCTTGAAGTATTACAGATGAAGTTGTACTTGATCTCCCCATGGTGCTTCCATATGAATTCAGTTATCATCACAGTTCAGTTCAGTTATCGCAACAGAAATAATTGAgacgggtaagggggtcagaatatacccgcggtaggtatgcctgtcgtaagaggcgaattaaataccagattcaaggggtgtggcgcaaccctttaggttgccagcgcaatatatagcttctccaaacccaattgtcagcctcacctatccgcggcggatcctgtttcactaacagacgaggctctggcgaacccaagctcctcatggaacttggcggtggggagggaggggaagACCTGAAggttaatgtggccacataaatcgttcccgagatggtcaggctagcaccttaatggtgctgtggtaccggagcgtaccggatctgtatccggcaaaggaccatcacatcgataacactcctcaaagccttcggggagcacccttatcgctacaacaacaacaacaacggaactTGTTTCGTTATGACCAAAATCACGTAGGCGGTTGTCAGTTAAGGAATAAATGAAGGCTTATTTTCCATcccatttaaaattcaaaaataatccAGACCGGGCGACTACGTCTATGGGCGCATTTCAGAGTAAATGACGAATTGAAAAAGCGGAACCTCTACCGTAGTTTAGTCGTGAGTGTGGTTGAACTCATTACCAAGGCTTAACAGCACCTATGGTAACAAACAAATCTCTTTGTCCGACCTGCAAATGCGAACCTTGCAGGGCTACCATTAAGGACTTTTTAATTCCACTAGCCACttgcagcgggttagggggtcagaatatacccgcggtaggtatgcctgtcgtaagaggcgaccaaaataccaaattcaaggggctgtgtagcgcaacccttcaggttgccagcgcaatatacagctcctaccaaacccaattgtcaacctcacctatccgcggcgaatcctgtttcactaacagacgagggtctggcgaccccaagctcctcatggaacttggcggtggggagggagggatggcttgaaggtttaatgtggaaatataaatcgttcccgagatggtcgggctagcaccttaatggtgctgtgttaccgaagcgtaccgtatctgtatccggcaaaggaccatcacatcgataacactccccaaagccttcggggagcaaccttatcgctataacaacaacaacagtcagcTTATAAAAATATGAGTCTCAGATCTGCTAAGCTAACACTGACCTGAGGTAGAAATCCTTCTTGACAATTGTTCAATTACCCTATTAAGGGTCCAAAGCATTCCAAACTCTATTGTTAGCATAAAACGCTTAATGAAATCTTAGTAGTACAAACAGCCCATAGAAGGCCACTGTCTGACGATTCTGGATAGCTAAACCCTCGAATAGAAAAAAACTCCGGTTGGTGCTTGGGTTACAAAGTACTAATTTATATAATTTCAATATATTTTAGGTAAATGCCGTAGGTTATATAGCCactaatgataaattgaatgaaTTCTTTTTAATTTCAAGTGAATTACAGGACATGCCTACTCAGCAATGACCCTCATTATtcacttaaaatttaaatttttttttttaacgcagGCTCCAGTCGTTCCACACAGAAAACAATAACATTTTTCAAAGGGCCCGGCATGAAATCACTGGGCTTTAGTATTGTTGGCGGACGTGATTCACCTAAACGCAATATGGGAATTTTTGTGAAGACAGTATTCCCCACGGGTCAAGCAGCTGACGATGGAACATTGCAAGCAGGTATGTCATAACAATTACTTATGCTAGAAATCTAAAAAATAATAGatcttttaatttaaatttataggcGACGAAATAATTGAGATCAATGGCACTTCTGTACAGGGTATGAGTCACGCCGAAACTATACGGCTGTTCAAGGATGTGCGCGAAGGTGCTATAGGTTTGAAAGTGCTAAGAAGAAAGTAAGTAATTGTATGATTTTTCGATTTTGGGATTAGCTTTGTAACCTTATAAATTATTACTATAAATTCGTTTAGGCTACAGAAAGCCAAATCAATGAGCGCATAAAAAGAATTGGTAACTATCAAAAGGCATACTTGTAGATTATATTACAAAAATCAAGACTACTAGAGTATGTTGCAGACAAAGCCGAGATTGAACCATGTTTGAGCTAAGTCCctgactatacaatttaatatgtatttagTAAGTTATTGCTATTTATATACAAAATGTAATATTTAATTTGTCATTTAACTGTAGTTAATGTTTTATGCTATTACAATATTTAAGAATTGACTTGTTAAAAAATTGTGTTAAGTGTTAtgaaataagaataaaataaatgtaataaaaaattgtAGTAGAGTGGATAACCTATTTATCAAATGATTTCAATTTAAAAGCAtgtatataaattattattaaaaattattaactaaatttGTTTCGACATTTTCAATAAAAGAAattaagataagaaatatttacaattaaaatttgaGTAATAATTGCTTAAAGCGGAATAAATTACTTTTTGATCAGAAAGAAATAGAACAAGACAAGTCATCGCATACTTTGGTAAAGAAAGGTAAAATTAATGCTATCATGAAGTAAGACAGGTTGAAAAAAGGACGGCTTTTCGTAATTAGTTAGTCATCAGCCTCGTAGTTTAATACGTTATTGAACGATTGTAAACACCGTTTTTTGTTccgtattttgaaattttcaaaacagtTTTGGCAGGTAACTCCAATATAAAGAAATCAGCCGTACACATTtcgtatttatttacatacaatatataattttattttgacattctttatctttttttattttaaagatctTACAAAAAAATGCAGTAATAAGTTGACGCGTGAGCGCATTCATTACAATTACAATTGTTGAATTGAAATAAGTATTACTACGCATCTTATATAATTAGTTAtgtttttaaacaaacaaatataataTAGTGTGATTGAGAAAATAATCTAGTCTAATAAAAACAGTAAACtatagaaaggaaaggaaaaagttTAGCCAACAATATTATTCTGTAGTTTTGTGAGCTCATTTTCAGGGTGAAACATGGtcttaaaactaaattaaatttaaatttcgaaTGAACAAACTGTGTTGCCTAAAGTTGCaagccatttttttttctaattttagacTTCATTATATTTTAACAGAATCTAAAAACGAAGCACAGTTTTCGCTTTGCTTTATTATTACTAGTGTATTCTGCAGTTAAACCTGATCACTACTACCTGTACATTAACAATTTTGGTACGGACTTAAAactaaatttgtttctttttgaaAATGAGTCCATATCTGAAACGGATTCTAACAGCTACCACtctattttttctttcaattggTTTTATTTTCTGTATAAAGAGCCTTAAAATGAAGGCATAACATTATTATAAGTCAAAGAAATTCGGCTTAATTTATTTAACTGCGCTGTTAATATATGTAGTTTATCTTTCAATCCTTTGAGTTGTTTTTGAATTCGTTTTTATTGTTCGATGAACAAAAATAAGGTCTTTCGTGCTCTCTTTTACATAGATACAACAAATTACTCCAGAAGGCCTAAATGAATTTCCTGCCGTTTTGATTAAGTGATAATTAGAATCgacaaataaatatgttaaaagTCTTTAAATAGGACGAAAACGTATTCTTGCAAATTCTTGCAACTCATCTTCCGACGAGGATGATTCTTGCGGTGCTTGCTCGTTCTCACCATCCTCGTTGTCTTCGCCCGTGAATGATTCAACATCTACCCAACCATCGCCGTCGTCATCATTATCATCTCCGCCGTTATCGTCACTATCATCACTATCCCCATCCTCGTCATCGTCGTCGTCGCCGTCTGCGTCTGAACGTCTACGCCGTCGGCGTTGAAAACGAATACGGCCGTTTTCACTGATGTCGAAAACTGAAAATGTTGTATGTCTTGGTATGTTaagttatttacatatatatatccgAACCGTCCTCATCAGACTCGGGTTCTTCATCATCTTCCTGAAAGCAAAGACAACCAATTACTCATTATAGCATCCTTCAGGTCTAATGCTGATAAACCAGCCCCAGCGCCTACGTCGGCGCGCACAGCGTTGCCAATTACAGTCATAATTCCGGCGCCACCACCTCTGTTGTTACGATAATTGCGGAAAGCATTACCCGCACCTCCTCTATTTGTTAATGTTGGTGCTAATCTTGCGCTGTGAGCGCCGCCAGCGGCACTGGGGCCGTGGCGCAGCTTGACCATTGCTACCGCGACCGATCACTACACCGACGCCGCCATTGCCACTGGCGGCTGCGGGCAACGCTGAGCTTCGAAAGCTCACGATGATTTCTTCACCACCGCCGCCGCTGCCGCCGATGTGTCGCCGACTTGCGTCGATGTCTATATTAACAGAAACAATATAATAgggagacattgcatagacgaaaaatagtgtaaggcaagcttcacaaaattctagtaggtcacattcaccacgtaccacagcagaatttgttaaactaccactgtctgtatttgttatttaataattatttgtacactttttattcagctaatgtgttcagaattttaacttttactcactaaaactccaatcagtgtatttctgtgcttaaattatgttaaaaattgtgttaaagtttttggtgtggtgaaagtgacctactagaatttttttacgctccgctgctttccaccgaagttcgcgcatgcaatatctttatactccaaaatttttgatattaattTCTCGTATGCGTCCGAAACGACGTATGTCATCAGCattatcaaaaattttggaatataaagatatgcatgcgcgaacttcggtggaaagcagcggagcgtaacaaaattctagtaggtcactttcaccacgccaaaaactttaacacaatttttaacataatttaagcacagaaatacactgattggagttttagtgagtaaaagttaaaattctgaacacattagctgaataaaaagtgtacaaataattattaaataacaaatacagacagtggtagtttaacaaattctgctgtggtaagtggtgaatgtggcctactagaattttgtgaagcttgcctcacactatttttcgtctatgcaatgtctctctattatatcgtttctggcaTTACGACGGTTGTTGTCAACGTTATCGGCGTTACGGTTGTTTTGGTTTCAGCCAAGGGCATCGCCAGCACGATCACCTTCACCTCCACCTCTACCACCGCCATTGTCATTGACATTCTCAATACCGCTATTATCATCATCAACATAATCATTAGCGCCTGCAAAGCCGGCAGCGCGACCTGTGCTGTTGCTATCGTCATTGCCGACGCTAATACCTATGCCCGATGTTTCACCATGACGAACCTCTTCTTGATTTTCAACCTTCTTCATGCCCACAGCATAAATTTTAACAAAGGTTTCTGGTCTTGAATCGAGCGCTGGCTGATTTTCCACCAACGCAATAAGACTACCATTATCATTGATGCTCATATCATATATGCCACCACGCACATCAATTGTAGATATCGAAGAATAGTCGTAGGCATCCAGCACATTAAAACTTGTTTCGCATGCAGGTAATTCTTCTAGTGCGTCGATGCATTCATTCGATGCATCAGCATCGTAACTATATATAACGCGCATTGGTGAAAACTTAAGGAAGCATTGATCAAGAACGAAAACGGTCTGCAAGAGATGGAAGGTGCGCAGATCCCAAACTTCGGTATTGGAAATAatctacaaataaaataaattaaattgtaatTGGACTTATACGTAAGTAAAGTATGGTTGTGGTCGAGTCGCCGTGGCAGTGTTACTATTTATGACGAAACAATGCCTTCCGTATGCTAAATAAAGTGTTACCAATCTGTTGCTCatcacaaacaaaacaaaaatcaaataagcagtattaaaatttttactttgtcaTCAGCTGAGTAAAAGCAATCAAGTAACATTGCAGCAGTACTATGTATTTTCGGGCggctcgaacacaccctataaGTACCTCTAATCCGTTAGGATGAAAAACACCTGAGATACAGTGATTTAATTTAATGAATTTGTGAATTTCCTTGCCCGAACGTACATCCCACAAAACGCCAtcttcaaataaattttaaataaatagttGGTCAAGTTAGTTCATTATTGTAATTAGCTCTTACCAGACAATATGAGTTCATCAGTGGGGCAAAACGTAGCCCGATTCTTTACATATATATTCCTAAGCGTAGGAGTAAATGTTGAAATCTTATTGCCCGACTCAATGTCATAAATGACAGCGCACTGTCAAGGTATTGTAAGAaattaa from Eurosta solidaginis isolate ZX-2024a chromosome 3, ASM4086904v1, whole genome shotgun sequence includes these protein-coding regions:
- the a gene encoding serine-rich adhesin for platelets isoform X1: MRLFKTRKSIDTFASTNHTTITPTYQQHNNISSTTQSTTSTSTATTTCTVKFSKPIAGSSSISSSLPDLHDSPVMILSCTNLSASHTPQSRTPINIGTSSVISSGASTQTHSPAASGAYTHTYNSLNSSGRQTPSALSVASLNDAALQRLVHHQQQQQQPQHYSATQLYQNGCTGGSSSTKCKSNTLFVNYGGSSNNIAAAQHYYQKLEQQSLGQQRNNSSSSSCIYDKSRNASCHNVSLTPNADKGGGGVGGISISAGGTPMKSCSGSTMSLMTSNGHLPNYQLVTAVPVVILDDEKKYTSNTVTSTSSIATTTTSVTATTTTTTPSSIANSTTRNVFTWGKRMSRKLDILKRGDTTTTHKSHTDIRSLFHTSTHNNNNNNTNAKDNYRTHTLKKCKSGPIETIKQQQKNQQQQQSEQPQNEHKSQQQQNGDVHSKNQKQDKSKDSNSNTTQPNAQQRSQKAIKNFFHRIGSTGMLNHKSHNLIKAAEPNGTTGSNLYRSSSTSQLTSSSYIKCDDPTEGLNLATSRHGKLQKGATISATSLKSSSCDDIAKVSANKTSSDDAAISNAQDQNGCAQTGSAGQEATNRRGAFPYAFLRSRLSVLPEENGGSVMRQPSLYSLHAIDAGGGGGTQGIPHPASQYLQVSQRNSPLPHHRNSTPMLPSETTSMGDNALDSMSLASTSPNHQQKVIYRNGALVKRYSSDDSAISNCSPQQMYAAGGACISGEVLVSRNNSLTSKDWEPLYQRLSSCLSSNESGYDSDGGGAGGVGGGGCTNSANGGSAGSACANVIFVGNATNTQMLGNNLGISCGDTESIASGTLKRNSLISLTSSESGMGCSGIRSSSICSTTSGSVSLGGYNYDYETETIRRRFRQIKLERMCQEDCIGLVLSPKTVMTSTNEQQYRYLIVEIDPYGMAQKDGRLRIGDEIVNVNGKHLRGMQSFTEVQRLLSTFVNNCIDLVIAHDEVATVTDFFTKIKIDGSSAQTYNETEPLPNSTTLPMPVSAPPTANPQSEYMARARKRLSYTQRTQSTDSINSYDLVSLQMALENEETQQIRRPSADAADAHTSELDVDDDARSLASVSTIHSLSSVTVPAPMPLMKHRRCSTPRHSLDSAANGGEFIAEHSRRRARSSSGQRNLELTPLNSASAEYTPVYVNRASSISLATHTISDDEKWQLLARKRCSEGAALMRIQQQQQQQQQDELLAGFGRVAGNRSASLTYGTAAPLAASSFREAVDGAGGQARQKLQLQPFPSRTHYTRNSINLSNSHYRSLRFAHSRLSSSRLSLFIQPLANDGPASESSRLTTNNCSSNNQTSKATNNSTNNTKTQEEPRSTTTATATSGSSSVADTFSSIGEAHVSVNTSRNTNATDDDANTQRRQEQQQQPKIKQQQSATDLTNTATNTNAKSYHFISYQQQKEQQQHKHILNPNHYKQQHQQQRTHSAHSHIYQQHLTVPSSSMPTTITAFNNSTVISSAKHPTGSSKALQYHRPSLPAAKLTIRDEEMAEVIRASMSDGSSRSTQKTITFFKGPGMKSLGFSIVGGRDSPKRNMGIFVKTVFPTGQAADDGTLQAGDEIIEINGTSVQGMSHAETIRLFKDVREGAIGLKVLRRKLQKAKSMSA
- the a gene encoding serine-rich adhesin for platelets isoform X2 — translated: MCLKIKFLVSCLRPSSKVEQQPWHEQGQQNCKKLKCFETRNGIDEIHIIDAEMKVHVIAVENEDKNYNFANKIPKRYFKKENKNIFRTVFTWGKRMSRKLDILKRGDTTTTHKSHTDIRSLFHTSTHNNNNNNTNAKDNYRTHTLKKCKSGPIETIKQQQKNQQQQQSEQPQNEHKSQQQQNGDVHSKNQKQDKSKDSNSNTTQPNAQQRSQKAIKNFFHRIGSTGMLNHKSHNLIKAAEPNGTTGSNLYRSSSTSQLTSSSYIKCDDPTEGLNLATSRHGKLQKGATISATSLKSSSCDDIAKVSANKTSSDDAAISNAQDQNGCAQTGSAGQEATNRRGAFPYAFLRSRLSVLPEENGGSVMRQPSLYSLHAIDAGGGGGTQGIPHPASQYLQVSQRNSPLPHHRNSTPMLPSETTSMGDNALDSMSLASTSPNHQQKVIYRNGALVKRYSSDDSAISNCSPQQMYAAGGACISGEVLVSRNNSLTSKDWEPLYQRLSSCLSSNESGYDSDGGGAGGVGGGGCTNSANGGSAGSACANVIFVGNATNTQMLGNNLGISCGDTESIASGTLKRNSLISLTSSESGMGCSGIRSSSICSTTSGSVSLGGYNYDYETETIRRRFRQIKLERMCQEDCIGLVLSPKTVMTSTNEQQYRYLIVEIDPYGMAQKDGRLRIGDEIVNVNGKHLRGMQSFTEVQRLLSTFVNNCIDLVIAHDEVATVTDFFTKIKIDGSSAQTYNETEPLPNSTTLPMPVSAPPTANPQSEYMARARKRLSYTQRTQSTDSINSYDLVSLQMALENEETQQIRRPSADAADAHTSELDVDDDARSLASVSTIHSLSSVTVPAPMPLMKHRRCSTPRHSLDSAANGGEFIAEHSRRRARSSSGQRNLELTPLNSASAEYTPVYVNRASSISLATHTISDDEKWQLLARKRCSEGAALMRIQQQQQQQQQDELLAGFGRVAGNRSASLTYGTAAPLAASSFREAVDGAGGQARQKLQLQPFPSRTHYTRNSINLSNSHYRSLRFAHSRLSSSRLSLFIQPLANDGPASESSRLTTNNCSSNNQTSKATNNSTNNTKTQEEPRSTTTATATSGSSSVADTFSSIGEAHVSVNTSRNTNATDDDANTQRRQEQQQQPKIKQQQSATDLTNTATNTNAKSYHFISYQQQKEQQQHKHILNPNHYKQQHQQQRTHSAHSHIYQQHLTVPSSSMPTTITAFNNSTVISSAKHPTGSSKALQYHRPSLPAAKLTIRDEEMAEVIRASMSDGSSRSTQKTITFFKGPGMKSLGFSIVGGRDSPKRNMGIFVKTVFPTGQAADDGTLQAGDEIIEINGTSVQGMSHAETIRLFKDVREGAIGLKVLRRKLQKAKSMSA